In the Garra rufa unplaced genomic scaffold, GarRuf1.0 hap1_unplaced_939, whole genome shotgun sequence genome, gatgcccattttccacaagttcatatgattctttagggtcttaatgtaaagtctataatatactttggttaaaaattcttaatagtagtgtaaaaaaaaacacccttttaccttgtcaaaatcggctctgcaaaaactcaactcattttattgcagggtccctttaaatgcaaatgagccctgttcgccccacccctctctgtcTGGGATGATGAGTCGTAATGTTTTAGTGGTGAAACTTGCCGACAAGCACAtgattaagaaaggccatttgcaaagatgcagaaaaaccccttatactcacttctgctgtgggtgaaactgcatcacgaatgattcacatgaacatagacgcatatgtagatcgggatcggcactttcctttcctttcagatgtttgatttttatcattgtaggatggttgtgtacacaaactgccaacacacattaatgttcaaacaacatgtaaaagttagttttgcatccgatgacgcCTTTAAGGCAATGGTTTGTGGGTTAAAAACGTTTTGATGGATTTCTTACAAAAAGCTTTTTACTGCATACAATGTTAACTAATGGATTCAGGTGGATTGCTAGtggattattgtttttattagctgtttggactctgtgccaatcattctgatggcacccattcactacagaggaccCTTTGAGCAAATGCTGCAAAACTAAATTTATCCAAATGTGTTTTGATGAAGATACAAAGACATCTACATTTTCGATGGCCTATATTCTCAGCAAATGTTAATTTGCTGTTTAGTAACATGTTGTGAAATTCAGCACACAGACAATAATTCTAGGGACTTCAGTGTACAATTTTAATAAGATAACAGCAAATTATTGTGGAGTGTGCAATTTTCGTGCAGTACTGACAGTGATAATAAATACAAATGGATATGTAATTTCAAGCATATAACATGTAGCTATGACATGACGCATGAGTTTGGAACCCATATAAGGCACATCCACATGACCTCCCAATTTTTGTCTTCCTGAGTCCGTCACAATCTTAATACGCACAGTGAGGAAGCTGGCCAGCTGGACTGCTTTAAACAGGTACGAAAAGCAGAGGTTGCAATGGCAACTCTCCTGCAAAGGTGTCACATCACATTAGCACGGGTAATAAAGACCACCAAGGGTGCTCGCAGAAGAACACTGATTATCTCCAGATAAAATACTAGCGTTTCATAAGCCCTGATGAGAAAAAAATAGTGCCAAATGGGTCAATTTTTTGATTAGTGTAATTTTCTTTAGAGAGATTTCTCAATGAATGTTTCAATAAACTGAGTCATCCTTGGTGTCTTTTTGCATTGCTTGCTATACtaagttgaagaaaaaaaaatgcatttgctaCTTGTGTATAAAGCTAACACCACAGACATTCAGTGTTTAACGTGAATATAAGaggtaaacaaataataaataaataatagagaAATTGAAAGACTAGTAGAAGAACGTAACAGGTAACACTATATGAAGTGCTCATAGGTTCACGTGTGAATTCTCATATAAATACTGTCCgggtaaatcatttgatttagtgcTCACTTAGTTCTGCCTTGTGTGTGATACGATTAATTAGCATGATGGGATGTGCCCATAACATTATGAGTGCAGTTAAAATGCTACATGACCATCTTTCAGCTTCTTATGAATATGGTGGTGTTCAGAATGGAATACTATTGTACTGCATACATTGTAGTTTATTAAAAACAGTATGCAAAGGTATTTTCTTTGTTAAAAGGTAAGTTGTCAACTCTGAACTAATTACaacttttttgcatttaaatcttATTTTGTTCATTCTAATCAGCAATTAAGAGAGAAATGACGGTTGATGCCGCTTTTGGTTCGATTAGAAAACAAGGTCAAGTCAAGCCCACTACATTACAGTAATGCACACTTTGGCATCATTTATGTAGTTATAAAATTTGCATACTACACACAGTatactaaaaaaaatgtatgagtaTGCTAGTATGCCATTCTGAACATACCTTGGGTTTGGAAGAATCCAAACATGTCTTTCATGCCTGAGAGTCATATGGTTTTAAAACAGACAATCATTGTATTTGTAAACAGACTTACTGAATAATATGGCACTTAATGTAGCAAATTACTACATCCATCATTGGACACAACCATGCTGTTTGTAATACTTAATAATGGATGATCATCATGGATCAAGTTTTCATGAAAAACCATCCAAAATTATATCCCAGTTTTGcagacactgtttttttttttggcctgggAAAATTTGAAAACGTAGACATTTTTTTGCAACTCTTCATGGAATGAGCTCTTGAAGCTCTGCGTCGCTCAGTTCATTCACTGTGACAATGTGGTCGAGGTGTTGAAGATAACGTTCTTCATCCTGCATGAAGTGAGGAATCCTCATTCCATTTAGAACAGCCAAATGTCGAAGTCTCTCCACATCTTCATAGGAAACCTAAAATTACATAAATTGGTATGTATATACATTATCAAAGGAACAGTTTCTATGAAAAAACGAATATTACTTTGATAACATTTAGCATGAATAGGACCTACCTTGCCAAGTGCGGTTAATATCTTAAAATCAATGTTCCTCCTGTGGCGTAAAATCCTTAAAATTCCATCAAGGTAGACTTGATCTTTACTGAAGCAAcctgtacaaacacacacacacacacacacacacacacacacacacatgcaaaaatgtatatattacaaATACAAAGGGGCAATATAAAACCAGATAGGAAAGTTTCATGAGACAAACAATGTTGGCTTGAGAAATTCTTGAAGGTTTTAAGcttaaagaagttttaaaagtGTTAAGCTTTTCAGGACATGCAGTCTGTCAATCAACCATACAGATAGATATAAAACTGCTAATATGTTtttgcatgttgttaacatgcagctaacatgttttagcacattgctagcatgttttaccaTGTAAGCAATATGTTTaggcatgttgttaacatgttgctagcattgttAAACGCTGTTAAACATGTTTAAGCATATTGTTAACATTTCTACATGTCTTAGCACATTGTTATGaatgctaacatgttgctaacatgtttcagaTATGAGTGCATCTCAATCAAGTGCTAGGTTTTGTTagtaatagatagatagatagataaacctTGTTAACgtgttttagcatgttgttaacatgctgCTGACATGTTAACACTGTTAAGCATGTTTAAGCATGCTATTACCATTCTTACATGTCTTAACATGTTGTTGGTATGTTAatatgttttagcatgttgctaacatgtttcagaTATGGGTGGGTCTCAGTCAGGTGCTAGGCTTTGTTAGTAATAGATTACCGCTAACACGTTTTAATATGTTGTTAACATGCTGATAACATtgataacatgttttaacatgtaggCAGTATATTTAGGCATGTTTAATATTCTAACATGTCTTGGCACGTTTTTAGTATgcaagcatgttttaacatgttgctaacatgtttcagaTATGTGTGCGTTTTAATCAAGAGCTAGGCTCTATTGAgaaaagagacagacagacagacagacagacagatagatagatagatagatagatagatagatagaccctgtaaacatgttttagttttgttaacattctgctaacatgttttaacacattAATAGCATGTTTAACCACACAGGCAGTATGTTAAGGCATGTTGCTACCATTTTTAAACAATGTTAAGCATTTTTAAGCATGTGTAATGTGtcttagcatgttgttagtatgctAACGTGTTTTAACATGATGCTAACATGTTTCAGATATTAGTATGCTAACGTGTTTTAACATGATGCTAACATGTTTCAGATATGGGTGGGTCTCAGTCACGTGCTAGGCTTTGTTAGTAAACGATtactgctaacatgttttagcacattgctaacatgttttaacatgtaggCAGTATATTTAGACACATTTTTAGTATGcaagcatgttttaacatttgCTAACATATTTCAGATATGCGTGCATCTTAATGAAGTACTAGGCTCTATTTACGAtagatttttagcattttttaagaatgttaagcatgtttttaatgtgtcttagcatgttgttagtatgttaaCGTGTTTAACATGATGCTAACATGTTTCAGATATGGGTGCCTCTCGATCGAGGATTTGTTAGTAATAGATAGATCAGAGAATGCTGTCTTTCTCAAGTCAACATAATAATATGACACATCGCATATTAGAAATGTTTCTCAGTTCTATTCTTAGTGATTATTTCACCTGGTTTCGAGGTATCTGTCTGTCCTCGTTTGGCGCGGAGGCAGTATTCCCAACGTACAGCAGGATCTTGGACAAAGCGAGCAATATGGCTGAACAGTTGGCTGAAGCTCATGTTTGTGGCATGGTATACAGTATAGTATAGCAGAGCAGCTCTCCATAGGAAGGGCTGTTTCCGTAGCAACACACTGTGAAGACTAGCGAGCCCCTCTTCAGTAGGATTAGCTGGTTTCAGTCCAAACTGCTTTCTCCCAACAGAAGTGGCCCATGGCTGCATGCTGTTATTCACACCCCGTAAGTAATGTGTGCCTGGGAGTGAAAGTCATAAAATTGCTGGAAGGGCAGAATTTGTAGACAAAAGACTATAAAATGAACACTACGAATGGTCAGTTATCAACTAGATTCAACCAGAAGAATGTcaatacaatattttttgtaaaGCAAGATCAATGTCCTAACCAGCTGTGACCCAGCAAAAACAAGTGCTTTGTCAGCGTGGCACAATGACAGCCAATTAGAACATATACAATACATTGTACCGCAGAAATGACATTTTTGCAGGCCAGAACATGGAAATGAGTTGGCATAATACAAGCTAactatattttcacattttattctatgacataaaataCATCAGTAATACCCCCTTGTGATTTTCTCAAGATTTCATTTGTATTGAAAAGTAAAAACCAGCAGGTAAATAGGACTATAAAGGTTGTatgtaattactcaccctcatgtcggtccaaacccgtaagaccattcaccttcataacacaaattaagatattcttagcatagacagcaatgtaattaccatgttcaaggaccagaaaggtacagaggacattgttaaaatagtaacATTTTATGAAGCTTCATTTTATACAGCTACAAGAATACTGCTTACTGCTAAGAACAAGGTGCaggattgaaccactgatgtctagTGTGGTTTTTGGCGGCcggttttaattttagctttagtctagtctttgtgtgaagctgtcattttagtttttattagttttagtcacgttcatgctttttagtctagtcaagttttagtcaactaaaagtctgagcattttagtcagaattatccatgactattttcgtctagttttagtcaatgaaaatggtattttagtctctttttttcttttttcta is a window encoding:
- the LOC141317408 gene encoding microtubule-associated tyrosine carboxypeptidase 1-like — translated: MQPWATSVGRKQFGLKPANPTEEGLASLHSVLLRKQPFLWRAALLYYTVYHATNMSFSQLFSHIARFVQDPAVRWEYCLRAKRGQTDTSKPGCFSKDQVYLDGILRILRHRRNIDFKILTALGKVSYEDVERLRHLAVLNGMRIPHFMQDEERYLQHLDHIVTVNELSDAELQELIP